ACTACTGGAAGCTATTTGTTTTAATCGATAATAATTTTTCCGTCTGACATGAAATATTAAGAGCTTCTTTAGAcagtgagataagataaaattgttagaatattattttttaatattattattattttatattttgaaaaaatttaattaagatttaaaaaaattgaattgtttattatattttgtataaaaatttaaaaaaattataacaataagataagataaaaatatttctcaatttaaaCTGCCTCTAACATACCATATTTTGGAGATGACTCCGAAATGATTATTGCACAAGTAACAAATTAGAACTTTTCCTATTCATTTTGGATCTATATCTAGGgacccaaaaaataaagaaaagggtGAACCGGTAAAGATTATGTGTCAATTTCCTTGCTTCAATTTCCTTCCAACTTTTGGACTCAACCCAAAGATTATGTGTCAAGTGATGGCTGAATGCCATGGTTCATCAACCCTTACTTTGGCATTCCCATCATGGTGATTTGGCTAGGAGCTAGAGCTATAGTTCCCTCTTTGTATGTGTGTTAAGGATGCAGCGTACGACCTCATTGTAGATCTGATTCTCCCCGTCAATATTCTCAATTAGGGCTGtgcattttttgaattttcctttcaatcctTGACTCAAATCGATGGTCTTACTCTAGGGTATCCGATTGCACTTATTGTTGCTTAGAGTGGGGTGCAAGAGTTTGACATAAGGCTAGGAAGTTTGACATGAGTTGGTACTTCTTCCTATCTTGGGATAACGTATAAGGAGTCTAATTTGAGATGGTGAAGCTTTGGTGACTAGTGGAAGAtagaaaaatcaaatttgatgCTATGGGTGTCAAATGGCCGAGATAGAGTCTTTGGGCCTCCTTTGCAATGCTTTTAATTCCGTTACAGTGATTATTTTGGTTTAAAAATTGGAACGGAATATTTTTGATACTGGTGCATTCCGGTGTACTAtttcggtattaattatatactatatataaaaatttatatcaatatataaactaccaactaatagaataaatatgtatatatgtaagtgtgtatcatgtatatgtgtatatatatatatatatggaagaatttaaattttataaaatgaatataagtttgaaaaataaaaaatttgaaagacaaaaacaaagaaaaaaaagagaaaagaataaagaaattattaaaaataatgatatttagaaaaagagagaatgaggggacatatttaaagttacaaaaaaactaaaattatataaatacattttatattctataactaattaaataccatctgaatttaaaatttacaaaaatgtcattcaagcacaaaaaaattacaaaaacaatttGAAATGGAAGAAGGCTCGGAATGCTAATTCTGGCTAAAATTGCAAGAATTTGGAGCAAAACAGAATAATGAGATTTAGAATATTGGATACTACACTGGAATGGAAAATTCTAGCTACAACATAATGGAATTTAAAACTatgttcctttgtttttttcttcctccACCTTGAAGGGTTGTATAGTACCACGTGTTGAATTTCGGAGGGTGATAGGCTAGTTTCAAAAACTTGATCTCCAAGTTAGGCAACTTTGGCCCCAATTTTGGTGTTTTGGGCTAGGCTTGGTTTTGCACTTTGACTTGGGCCTTCCTTATCAAGCCTTGGCCCACTTAGTTTGTGTGCTTCTAGTTGGGCCATGGGCCCATTTGGATTTGGTCCAAATGTTGGGCTTTAGGCCCATTCATATTTGGGCCTAAACTTGGGTCTTAACTTTTGTGTTTTACCTTGGGCCTATTCTAAACTTTGTTCTTAGGAGTTCGATCCTCTACCTTCTTATGTTTTAGGCCCATTTTTCTTCTATGATCCTCAAGATGTTATGGGTTTGGTCCTTAGGCCTATAAAGATATCAGTTCTTTTAATATGGTCCATTCTCCATTATCCTTGTGGTTCTCTTGATAGGCTTTTGGTGGGGTGTTTACATATGATATGACATTCATGGCATGCAATAGATAATCATATAACATAAATGATGATATGGCATTCATGGCATGTAATATATAATCATGTGATAGAATTGATGACGTAGCATTTATGGCATGTAACAAATAATCATGTGCCAAAAATGATGACATggcattcatgacatataatagataatCATATCACATAACTGACATGACATTCGTGGCATGTAATagaataacatgtaacagatgacatggcatgatatattataataattataataagcGTAATGACATGAATATAAAGAACATAATTCTTAccatcatacatatataaaataccGAGAGTAAATTAGAAACTAACTTATAGAATTTTAGCATAATGTAAAACGAGCAAAAAAAGGACTGTgaattgaaatgagatattttctaAGGTTAGAATATCTCACTAgaacctataaaaataaaactttctaacaTAGGGTTAAATTTGTAAAGTTATTGCTCTACTTGTATGAAATTACTaattttcccataaaataaGGACAAACGAACTCCAAAACTTATCGAAATTTACATGATTTCATTCTAAATCCAAACAtgaactcagaaaaatttaaaactaatcacaactatacCAACTCTCTCTTGGCCAATTTACCCTTAGGCAAAAACCATAAACTAATCACACCAATTTACACATTTCATACAAACTTAAACTCACTGCAtcatagaaaagaaaatgcaaaaacATCAAGATAAGGTCAAAATTGATCAATTCTTGATGTTCTTAGTTTAATACCTTCAAATCAACTCTAATGGCTCCAAACGTCCATAAATACACTCCTAATATGTTCATTATTCAAATCTAAGTAATAACATACTTAACTAAacaaccaaaaatcacaaaatacaaTTTGTAACAATCAGTTTGCATAAAAACCATGAAACCGAGTATAGTATGCTTTGGACTTGAAACAAAGTGACtagaattttgatttttatgcaATAAATCTTCAAATAACATAACTATATACCTCATCTCAAGTTCTAACTTGATCTAAGCATTAAATATTGCATGTCATGGCAAAATTTTCAtcaaaacatatgatcaaaccgGAAAGCCTCTAGATTGAGTTTAAAATAAAGTCTTGCATGTTTATCATTATTCCAACTAATATCTAAACCATAACTCTTCAAGAATAAACTCTGAATCCATAGATCAAAGCCTTAAAAACAGCATATATGAGAATCAAATCTATAGGATCCAATTTCGAAAACCAAAAGCAGAAACTAAGCtaataaagaaaatgttttgaGCTAATTGGTTTCTAAGACTTTCAAGATCAGGCAAAACTCttttataaaaacataacaTGCTTGAATTATACCATAAAATTACATAGAAAATTTTTAACACTTCACCAAAGCATTCATAAAACTACCAAAGTTCATCGCATACACCAAAACTGGCAACACCAAACCTTTCAACCAAAAATACTAACTTTCATCCatcaaaactccaaaacaaattAACCAATGCTAACTCAAGAATTATAGAATAATTATTAAACATAATAAGAGAGTTTAGAGCTATAGAAAAAGCTTAAAATAAAGAACACAAAAACTGCCTAGAAATCCTCTCAAGcgctctctctctatttccttATGGAAAAATGGATGAAATGTGCTAAGTGTAGGAGGCAAAAGCAAGGGGTTTGGGGTGTAAGGAAGGGAATGACTAGGTTGGATGAGGGGATGACCAACTGATGGGATTGTTGGCTTGTGAAAGTGGAGGaaaaaaggctaaagcaagggGCTGTCCTACTGCTACTACTAGCAGAGTGGGTGAGGTGTGATGGGTGGTTGTTTGACTTGTTGTCAAGACATTATTTGTGGCAGCAAGTGAGGTTGCATGACAGCCATGGTATGGTCTTATAAGGAGGATGAATATTACTTAAGAAGCTTGGGCTAAGTGGTGATTTCGGCGGGACTAAGTAAGGCTAACCGAATGGTATCTAGTTTGGGGTTTAGTTAGGATTTTGATCATGGTTTGGTTCCcatgtgatttttcttggtCAATTGTAATTACTAAGATGTAAGAGAGTTGTTAAGGGTGTAAAAGTGTGTGATTAAGTGGTTAATTACATGTGGAAGTAATTTAACCAAATAAGAACTTACTTAATCAAAATCGGGTGTAGTTAGTGTTTGGAAACCAATTTTTCCTCTAAGGATTTAGGATTTCGGTTGGTTTTCAATGATTTGGAGTTTCATTAGGGTTGAAACTCTATTTTAGTTGACCAAATAGTGTTTAGTTGgatagaataatattttctgTAAGAGAGCATGATGACAAGCTTGAATCACACTCTATCTCTTCACTATTTGTTTTCCTCTTGACATGTGTCCTAGGGTTTCCTACATGACAATTTGACAATTATTTAAATCGGTTGTCACTTGACGCTCTCCTAAAGGGATATTCACCTAACAAACTTGAAACTTTTTATTACACTATAACATCCTAAATATTCTTCCAAGTCTAATAGTACAATTTGTTTAAAAACATTCTATTCTAAAGTGCCTTAATTAAATAACAAAGAAACTTCGTCACCATATTAGATTGGGATCCAACAATATTAACGGGCTAAAACCTAATCGATTGTTTGACATTTCTAACCTAGAAGAATTTCTTTTAAGTTACTACATTTCTTGGATAAAAGTGATGTTTTTATAAGGCTCAAGGTAAGTGATTATGCTCATTCCCTTTTGATTGCCAAAAAACCCTTTGTGTACTAATCTCATATTCACCACGGTTGGTCTCAAATTATAGCACCAAAGCTACCATGATTATTTTGttcccttatttttttttttaattcatagtAGAATGGGAGGATCTTATTAGGTAACAACGTGAACTGTATTCAATAGGTCATTTTATTCGTCACTTTTACAATTATcactttttcatcatttttaatgTGAcatcaaacaattaaataattaattattattattaatttatttcatgtcatattaagaaataatgaaaacataattaaaaagATGAATACTTTCTTTTATCCACACAAGATATTGGTCGACCAAGGTCATTGGGCTTGTGTGGTCATGGGCCCAATTATGATAGAAATAGTATTGGCCCATTGGCATGGTAGACTACAATTTAAACACTATTTTCTCATTTATTGGTGCCCAATTTGACCCGTCAGTTTCAACTCTGGCGGCCCATCACAGACTCGAGCGGAAATATCACACTGACAAAGAGCCAAAACCTTTCGTCTCCTTCCTTCCTAACCATCACACCAAACCAATAGTCTACACCTACACACATTCGCAGCCTTCACGCCGAGGACTCCGGTACCCGATTCTTCCCAAACTGTTCTCTCCCCttgtatatacatacacatataacCTACCCCACCTACAGGAAGAACGACCCATCCTCCATGGATTCACTCTCCTCCGTCTCGCCTTCCATTGTTCTCCCTCCCACCAGTGACCCCTTCCGCCTCCGCAGCCGTCGGCGACTCTCCGTTGCTCCTCTCTCCGCTTCCCACAGCCATGGCATCCGTCGtctttcgtcttcttcttcttcttcttcttatttcgTCGGCGTCTCGTACTCTCCAGAACCTCCCAGAAGGAGAATTATTCAAGTTTCTTTAAGTCTGAGAGGTGGAGCtgcggaagaagaagaagacgccGACGGAAGAGAGGATTTGGAGAGGGCACTTCACCTGGATGGTACCATTCCTGGAACTTCGGGTGAGTTCGTGAAGCGGATGTCGTCGCGTGCCTACGACATGCGTAGACACCTCCACCAGACCTTCGATAGCAGCAGCTATGATGGTATTGCTTCCTTCTTCTTTGTTCTGATTATAGTGGGTAGCTCCAGCCGCTGCTCCTGATCGTGATTTTTGCTGTACCGTGCTAATTGGTTGGATTGCAATGTTGTTCCCTTGGCGTTCGACGGGAATCATTTATAACCATTTAAACTTACTTAGGGCCGCAACTCTTTTTGGATCCCCTTCTCGATGTGATGAGTTTTGATCTTGCATAATGTATTTTGCTCCTTTACTGCTGGTCAAAGTGTGCGTcttgttttaataaataattttttattttattaatatcaatagaaGAATAGGGAAAGCCCAAGCACATGggacaagagaaaacacctagaACAGTTACTCAAAGAGTGTTTATCGTGTTTTACCATGAAATCTGCAACCTTGTCGTTTAATTTGTTTCTCATCCTCCGTTTTCACCGTGTGAAATGTTCTATCTTCGTCATGTCTCAGTACAGATTAATTATATAGCATTGTTGCATTGATCTCAATGCCTCACTCCCTTATAGTCAACGATATATCGCATTCATTTGGTTTTGTTATTTCTTCCCTTTGGTATGTATTGATTCGCAAAGGTTCCTTCATACCGGAACCTTGTTTGTGTGGTCTTTGATTTTCAGATACCTGGATGTCCATGCATAAAATTTAGCTTTAACATACTTTCTCCTAGGTGCGTATGATTTAAATTATATTGTCATTCGACATTTACAAAAAGTAAATGAATGGTTATTTTGACTCTAAAATTAGAGGCGTATACCTTAGGCCACTGCTAGACATGTcaaaacttgtaaatttatcGACATATGCACTTTAAAGGATGTATACATGTTGCCAGAGTATAGAGAAATGCTGGTTGGCAGGCAGTAGAACCTCTCCATCCTGCTTTTGGAGATGTTAGTGCAGTTTCCAATGCCAAAGGTGTGATCCTTGCGATGAATGCAATgcctagaaagaaaaaaagaaagcactCGCGGGGTGTGTCCGATGTGGGATAGCTCTGGTACTTGGTCTTAAGAGAGGATAACCTAGTATGTGCAGAATGGATTAGACTTTTGAGAGTTTCACCTTATTTGTTGGGCTATTTATAGTGGCGGGATCCCTTGATTCTGGGAAACTATGCATCTAAGGGAACCCCCCTTTTGCAGCTGTGGGTGTATCTAATGATTACACTTGATACTCTCGCCCTTTGGTCCGATTGTATAAGATGCTGCATGCCATGTCCTGATTACATCACATTAAATGCACAGGTCTGCATCCCTTCACACCAAATTCTTCCTGCCATTCTGTGTTGTTGCATTTAATGTGTTGTTTGCCACAACAAATGTCCTGCCTTCCACTTTTGTCATAAATGTTTTAGCCTCTCTTGTCTCAAGGGGTGACATCATCACACCTTCCAACTTCATTTCTTCTGGGTGGGGTACCTTAGCTCACCTTACTACCTTGCCTCTTGTTTGGCGGGACTGCTTAAAAGGGGAAAATTTGAAGATGGTTTAGATAAATTTCACTCTAGCATGACATACCTTCCAATTGGCATATTATCTATTAATACATGTGGATTTTGATATTTCTATGTGTCTGCAATAAGATTGACTAATGGTTCATTTCATTCTAGTTATTGTTCAAGCCTCACCAAAATTCTTTGGCCTCGTTTGAATACCCTTTCTACTTTGCTAGGTACTCTCCTGAATACATAGTACCAAAATTCTTGGCCTCAGCCGATTACCCCTTCCTTCTACTTCTCTAGGTACACTCCTGAATACATATCTAATTATGCTTAAGTGTAACTCATGTACTGGACTATTAAACACATTGGCAACTTTTGTTGTATCCTAACCATTCAATCATCAATCATTTTGGTTGAGATATATCATTGTTACAGATCTCTCTCTGTTTCTGTCTCTCAAATGCAATGTCCATTTATATCAAGTGTAAacttgagtattccaaatttcaCTCATTCATTCTTGGTTCACTGATGTTACATTGGTACATGTGGGGATATGCTTTATTTCTACCAGTCTTGCTGTTCTGTTCATATatggtttaatatatatatatatatattttttaatgttaagtgtTTCTCAATTCTGGTCATTTGATTTTCATACAGTACTGGAGGCCAACCCTTGGAGAGAAACTTCAAAGGCTGTTTATGTACTCACCCAGAGGGAAAACCAATTATGCACAATGAAAACCCGTCGAAATCGCAGGTCTCCTTTGGTTTAATGTCCATCATTCTTTTCCGATCAAACTGTCCCATCATTCTTTTGGATGGTTATTACTGTTGCGCTGGGTCAATTGTTTTGTTCTTTCTGTAACAGTGAAGTTGAAAGGGAGCTAGGGTTATTGTTTTCCAAGGGAGGAAAGTGGAGGTCTGGAATTGGAAATCAGCCCAAACAGTCAAGAACTGGGACAAAGTTTCAGATGCTTGTGGAGGATATTAGGGAGGGAGTGCTAGTAAGTGTAATAGCTTTGGTTTTTGAATGGTATATTTTGTTGGATTAGTACTCGTGAATGCGAATACATAAGCAAGACCCTATTATTTGTGGGTAACTGCAAATATATTGATTAAGTGctatgtttggatagtgaaagtgtctcatttcatctcatcattataatttttctaaattctcaaacaaaatataataaacaattcaactttttcaaattttaaaaaaataataatattaaaaataatattttaataatattttattcaactttcaactctcatctcaactcatctcatcttatctcaactcactatccaaacggcaCCTAAGTCTACCATCACCATCTCTGGCACTAATTTTCCACTTGCTTACCCACTTGGAcccttttgaaaagaaaaagaaagtctcTAGTCACTGCATCCCCTGCCACGTTCTGGTGTGAATTGTTCAATGCAGGTTAATATCTTTGGCATGGTAAAAAGTTTTATTGGTGTTGCAGGTatttgaagatgaaaatgaagcTGCAAAGTATTGTGACTTACTGCAAGGCGGAGGTCAAGGTTGTGAAGGTGTTGCAGAGATAGAAGCCTCCTCAGTAAGAACAAAGCAATCTTCAAATCTGACCCTATATGATTCTTTATAATAAGACTTTCTAAATTATCTGCAGGTTTTTGATCTTTGTCAAAAAATGAGGGCTCTTGCAGTTCTCTTCCGTCGTGGGAGGACACCACCTCTACCACGAAGCCTTGAGCTCAACCTGAAGGCACGGAAGCGGTCTCTTGAAGACGCTGAGGATTTGCTATGAAGTTCCTGTAGTTCTAAGGAAGAATATGTACAAGAAACTATGCCATCAGCATTGAAGAATGAAAACTTAATACTGTAATATAAGTTTTCTTAGCCAATAGAATATGGTCATTTGTAAGTCAATTATACAGCTCGAAtgaaaattgtatattttggtTTATCTTCAAAGGTCATGATAATTCCATATCTTACGAACAAGTCAAAGCAACATACATGGGGTGCCGACATGATTGTCTGTTTCGTATCTTTCAGTCTGCATCTTGATCTCGTCTTTTATGCTTCACAGTGCTCTGCATAGAAATTTAGGAGCTTGTCCGCAGGTGGGCCCCAATGAATATCCAAGGGCTGCCCAATCGTCAGGAGAGAGAGGTTTCTTGAACCTGGGTGGATGGGGCTGCCCAGGTTTAGGTGGGGAAGCCTCCTGGgaaatatttagaaatattGAACATAACGATTTCATTTGGGAATTATTGTTAAATCCAAACATGTTTAATGCCATAAGATCCACAGCAATGCTTTAAATTCAAAACTATGGTCCACAGCTGAATAATATTTGAGaacttttcttttcagtttttgatAAATTATTCGAAGGCTTCATTCATAGCAAGAAAAACAGAATTCGGATTAAATTTTTACTCGACAtacattttatttgattttggttCATGTATTCAGTTTGTAAAAATACTATGTTTAGGGTCTTAACTTTGTTCCAAAAGACTTACGATTCTTTTATAACAGTACTACTACGAGGATCATAATTGTGACCAACCGGCCCAGCTTCTAGGATTGATCAAGTGTAGCTTTTTTAAGTTACGGATGTCAAGGGCGTTGACTCAAGGCTCGTTTTCAATTTTAGTAACTAACTTTAATTGAGCAAGGCCATTTAAGATTGCCAGAAAAGTTTTAAAGCCCAAAACTTAAATTTAACGgggtattttaattgagaaatgctATACATCAttttacaccacacactttatatattaaaatattagtttttaattttttattttattttattcttattaaactaattaaattattctatttattatccacacactacatatttattataggaaaaatgaaaaaaaaattaaaataagtatggtatgtgaagtgtgaggatgacaagaagatttttccattttaattatgaaaaatgctGGATGCAACTGCCGGGTGTAATCGGCTTGCAAGCGGCATGTCCACGTCATTTAATAAAACGGTGtgtttttcatctattttttctcGCTCTCAGTTTCCTcccttcctccctccctccatttCCATCTCAGTCTGACCTCTCCATCTCGTTTCctcctccctcttcctctccaTATCGAAATCCATCCATTTCCATCTCCTCATAACCAGTTCTTCCATTTCCCTCCTCTCTCTGCTTCTCTCAAGTCCACGCTTGCCATTCTCCTCAGATCCCATTTCCTCTATTTCCCTCCTCAGATTCATCGAAGGCTAGCTCTCCCTTTTTCCTCCCTCTGAAAAATTCTCTGTCTCCCCCCGTTATCTTCCCCAACTCCCTTCGAAGACCAGAAAGTGAGAAAGGGGCCTTCGTTCAATTTGCTTTTGTTTCCTTCGAAATCCCCTTCCCCTTCATCCTGAACCCCGAATCGTCTTCGTCTGTCTTCAACACCACCACCATTACCTCACCCCTCCTCCACTTCTCATCCTCACTCTGCAAACCTTTCCTTAATCCTCTCTCTAAACCCAAATACAAGCCCCTCGGACATCTCTCCAAATGATTTACGACTACCATGAACCTCTTGAACAAGCTCGGCTTCGGCTCCCCCAGGGCCACACAATCCGCAGCCGACGCATCGATTGCGTAGGGACCGGACGACGACGTTCTCGCCCCTGGCCAGGAGTTCGCACAGTTCGGGGCCGGTTGCTTCTGGGGGGTTGAGTTGGCCTTCCACAGAGTCCCTGGCGTGACCAAGACCGAGGTCGAGTACACCCAGGGGTTCGTGCATAGTCCTAGCTACGAAGACGTGTGCTCGGGTACCACCAACCACTCCGAGGTCGTCAGGATCTAGTTCGACCCCAAGCAGTGCAGCTTCGACGCTCTCCTTGACACGTTCTGGGCCAGGCATGACCCAACCACGCTTAATCGCCAGGTGGGTATGTTTAGGTTTTGGGTTTCTCTGttaattttgaaagaaattgGATATGCGTCTCTCTTGTTTTGACTTgctgtaattgattttcaattcATGTCTACTCTGATTTCTGATGGGTGCTTTGAATTGTTGTGGTTGTTGTCTTGGTCTTCAAATTCCAGGTCTTCAAGCTTCATCTCGCAGTAAACCTTGAAACAGAGTCCACGGAGTGGCTCCTCGTTTAGAGTTGTCCTCTGCCAGAATAGTCGCCTCCAAGGAATGGGAAGAAGATGGAATGGGCAACATGAACATCTTAAAAACTCGGGCAACAGCTTTAAAGcttcaattaattcaattaaGTTGGACAACATGAACATCTTAAAGCTTCAACGATTCCAATAAAATCTATCAGAAAGCTATGGCCTCCGAACAATCTTCTCTGCTATTAATCAAAGCCAACTGTCATCGCTTAATAGtttttagataattaaaaaaaaaaaacacagaaccCACTACAAGTATCAAGCTGCGACGAGGCTACTTCTCGATGCCGATAGCTTGGATTGAAAGGGAAAAAGGCTGCGATGAGGTTAGTTGAGACTTGACTTTTGTTCTCTTTGAACGAAATGGAAAGTAGATGGCAAGCGTGGACTTGAGAGAATAGAAAtgtgtgagattttttttttaatagatgctGACGTCAGCCGACTGCACGGTGACTGTAACCGGCGACTGTACGTAGCAAAGCCCTTTAGTTATAGCAATTCGATCTATTAGGACCAAAATATGGATCATTTTACAAGTCTCTTGCTGTTTTTGATATGGGGAGttttcaaaggaaaatgataaaataactactcatttacaatttttctaaaaccttacataaaaataatattcttttaaatattcatt
This genomic window from Carya illinoinensis cultivar Pawnee chromosome 7, C.illinoinensisPawnee_v1, whole genome shotgun sequence contains:
- the LOC122317460 gene encoding uncharacterized protein LOC122317460, which produces MDSLSSVSPSIVLPPTSDPFRLRSRRRLSVAPLSASHSHGIRRLSSSSSSSSYFVGVSYSPEPPRRRIIQVSLSLRGGAAEEEEDADGREDLERALHLDGTIPGTSGEFVKRMSSRAYDMRRHLHQTFDSSSYDVLEANPWRETSKAVYVLTQRENQLCTMKTRRNRSEVERELGLLFSKGGKWRSGIGNQPKQSRTGTKFQMLVEDIREGVLVFEDENEAAKYCDLLQGGGQGCEGVAEIEASSVFDLCQKMRALAVLFRRGRTPPLPRSLELNLKARKRSLEDAEDLL